In Amycolatopsis jiangsuensis, the following proteins share a genomic window:
- a CDS encoding HAD-IIA family hydrolase: MSDALLAGYDAVLFDLDGTVYHGAQVIHGAPETVTAVRNQGTAVRFVTNNASKAPEDVVAHLRDLGLSAESAEVHTSAQAGVAVLGERLSKGAEVLVVGTESLADEVAAAGLAPVRKAGDGVAAVVQGHSPDNAWADLAEACLAIRAGALWVACNVDATLPSERGLLPGNGSMVAALRTATEAEPVVAGKPQPLLFETAARSAGANRPLVVGDRLDTDIAGAVAAGLDVLCVLTGVATPATLLRAVPAERPTHLGSDLTALTRPAEELRVGSRPGWEVGEGDVLTARGDGDPLDLLRTLCAAAWRTGVSTVRAEGDAAGAALTRLGLA; the protein is encoded by the coding sequence ATGAGTGACGCACTCCTCGCCGGTTACGACGCGGTGCTGTTCGACCTCGACGGCACCGTGTACCACGGCGCGCAGGTGATCCACGGCGCTCCTGAGACGGTGACGGCGGTGCGCAACCAGGGCACCGCCGTGCGGTTCGTGACCAACAACGCGTCGAAGGCGCCCGAAGACGTCGTCGCGCACCTGCGGGACCTCGGCTTGTCCGCGGAGTCCGCTGAGGTGCACACGAGCGCCCAGGCTGGGGTCGCCGTGCTCGGCGAGAGGCTGTCGAAGGGCGCTGAAGTGCTCGTCGTCGGTACTGAGTCGCTCGCGGATGAGGTCGCCGCGGCCGGGCTCGCGCCGGTGCGCAAGGCGGGCGACGGCGTGGCGGCGGTGGTGCAAGGGCACTCCCCGGACAACGCTTGGGCCGACCTCGCCGAAGCGTGCCTCGCGATTCGCGCGGGCGCGCTGTGGGTCGCCTGCAACGTCGACGCGACGCTGCCCAGCGAGCGCGGGCTGCTGCCAGGCAACGGCTCCATGGTCGCTGCCCTGCGCACGGCCACCGAGGCGGAGCCCGTCGTCGCCGGGAAACCCCAGCCGCTGCTGTTCGAGACGGCCGCGCGGTCTGCGGGCGCGAACCGGCCGCTGGTCGTCGGGGACCGGCTGGACACCGACATCGCCGGCGCGGTCGCGGCCGGGCTCGACGTGCTGTGCGTGCTGACCGGTGTCGCGACGCCGGCCACGCTGCTGCGTGCCGTGCCCGCCGAGCGGCCCACCCACCTCGGCTCCGACCTGACAGCGCTGACCCGGCCGGCCGAGGAGCTGCGCGTCGGCTCGCGGCCCGGCTGGGAGGTCGGAGAGGGCGACGTGCTCACCGCGCGGGGCGACGGCGATCCACTCGACCTGCTTCGCACGCTGTGTGCCGCCGCCTGGCGGACCGGGGTGAGCACCGTGCGCGCCGAGGGCGACGCGGCCGGTGCCGCGCTGACCCGGCTTGGCCTCGCCTGA